The following DNA comes from Malania oleifera isolate guangnan ecotype guangnan chromosome 12, ASM2987363v1, whole genome shotgun sequence.
AGTTGGTTGCATGACATGGAGTATTCAATAATGGCTTTCATTGAAGGGGAGTCTTTGGAGCTcacaagtaagggaaatattgTTGataatttcacttgtgagtttgtctcacattgaaaaaagagagtagataatgggtgcttatatatatggttgggctTAATGCATaaagacttaaacttttgggtcaaattggtgccCACTTATGTACATCAAGTTTGCATGTGATAGCTCCTTGCATGTGAACTCCCTCGATCCTAACAGTATCCTTCACACTACATTTGATGTTATCACATATATTCCACTATTAGGGGGTCGATCATCATGCTATCCCttccttaacttcattttcatcccATCCTTGGATGCCTTTCATGCTCATTCCATCTTCAATAAGAAATTCACATATGTAATTGCTCATGTGTTTGTAGCCTCAGAGATCCTTAGCCGCAAGGGAATCCTTGCATGTGAGGATAATTTTAGCAAGAAAACTAGTTGAGGCAATGAGTTTTTCTTTCCCAACTTCCTTGGGAGTGCCTTTTCAACAATTATAATTTGTCTATCTTCTTATGTTTATTGCTTTGCATaaaatacatacacatatatttgAGACTCTAATAgcttttacctttttttttttctctcccatCAGTATTCTTTTAAACCAGCAACTCATTatgtttaaaataaaaattggctATGTAAGGAGAATCTTGAGAGCAACAAAGTCCTCTTATGTTGGGTAGACCCTATGCGAATGAGAGACCCACATGCTCAGAAGCCCTCACATACAAGGGAACCTTTGTACATTGGAGAGCCCTTATGCACTAGGGAGCTCCTTGCACACTGGGGACCCTCCACACTGCTATGGAGTTTCAACACACTAGCTAGGGAGACCCCTACACACTGTGGAGCCTCGATGCACTAGGGATTCCTGTGCGCATTATGGAAACATCCCCCTACCAAAATTGGGTTGGGTACACCCATGTAGCATGAGAGACCCACATTTTAGGGAGCCTTGCAAAGAGCCCATGCCCATGGAAGTCCCTTGTGCATTATGAGCTATATATTGGGGAGTCGCTCATGTGTGCTGCAAAGCTCCTGTGAGAAAACCCCACATGTAAAGACCCACACGCTTGGAAGCTTGTGTTTGATTGGGAGCTCGCTCACGCTAGGGAATCCCCCCATTCGTTACCCTCCATATGCTAGGGAGCCCACATGCATTAGTGAGCCCCTTATGTGTTTGTGAAGCCCCTATACATTGAGATTCCTCTATGCATTACAAAGATTTAGTGCGTCGGAACTCCTAATATTGAGTAGCCTTGTGCACTACATAGCCCTCTTAGAGTCTACATATGCTGAGGAGCTTCTGCGAATTTGGAGCCACTTTAGAACTCCCACAAGTAAAAAGTGTTCTCGCGTGCTTGCATGCCATTACATAAAAGGGAGCCCCTATGTGATGGGTGTCCTTCGTGCTTTGACGAACACTTGCACAAGCCTCAACATGTAAGGAAGACCTCATATTTAGAAGATCCGCATTTTGGCGAGCCCTATTATATCAGGGACCTTTGGCTAAACAAACCTTATGCACTTGTAGGGAAGATGCCGTGCTAGAAGGACCTTTACAATTATGATCTTCGTGTTGACGAAACTCCCTACAAGGGTCTACATGAACCAAATTTCAATCATTCggcttttttttttcaagaatattTCATCAATCACTATGTGAATTAATAGTGGATAGGAGTCGATTATATGCTTTTCGTTGCTCGTTTTAAAGGTATCATTGGCATGCACATGCTTCCAACCCGTATTGATCTTACCATTTTGATTATTTGGCAGCTTCTTCATTTCTATAGTTACCGTTTCACATTATATATAAGCTGTCTCAATTTAGttattttaatcattattatatgTTTAAGATATTCCCTTGTTATATTTTGCATGAGGCATATTCATATTACTTATTGTAAATAAATCACTTATTCACTTGGCATGGCGTCGGTTCATTCTTTGAAGAGCATTTTGCTTTAAACACTAAATCATTCTCAACAACCCTCCCTCCCAAAAACAAAGGGTGCGCATATGTTTTCTTATTCCAAATAGCTCCAACCTGCATTTCTTTTTTAAACATTACTTTCTTGAGCGAACATAGCTTTCCAAAAGATAGTTTATGATCTCGGAATAGAACTACTTTAAGCATTGTTTAGAAGACTTCTCATTAGCAGGCGTGTAAAAGTCTAAAGTTAATGTTTTAGCCTAGATTATGGACTTGACCCATGTTGAATTTGACTAATCATTATTTATTTTGCGTCCTTGCAGGGGAtcagaaaaataaaaatcataccAAACAGCAACACAAGACTCTGCCTAATTTTCTTTTCTGTAGCCTCCCTATAACATTCATTTGTATTGCCTTGCAACAGAGCTCTGCCTTGCGTCATTCTATGCAAACCGAGTTAGTGTCCCTTCAATTAGTTAATTCTTCACTCACAAGGGGACCAAATCATGATCCATCCATTCTCACACATATCAAGTCATTTTATCATAAATTTCtcattaaattttgaaatttgttctaGTTTTAAATGCATTAGCAGTGAAACACAAGCACAAAAGTAAAGAAAGTGCAGTCAAAATAAAGATTAAACAAAGCAAAAGCACTCAAAACAGAGGAACAGAATGAAGATGCACCATTATTGTCAGAAATTAATTTGCAATCAGTTGATCATTGATATCCATAGCATCAATCACTAAAACAAATACATAAAGCAATCAAATTGGTGAATCATTGATATagtgaaacttttttttttcctctttggCAGAAACAACAGAAAAATGGAAAATTAAGCAGAAAGATGGGGTGAAAACCACCGAAGGCTGCACCTCCTACTTCGTATAAAACTATAACTCACCTGCCACAGCAACCCAGACACCCCAAACTAAAAATCATCTCTAGTTAAATTTTGCACAAAGAGAAGATGATAGAAAGCCAAATCGAGAGACTCATGGATAATTCTTCCTCTCCCTTGACATGCCTCTCTAGCTGCACCGTGAAAAGAAGCTATTAGTTAGCAAACCAAATTGATAAGAATTCACCACATTGCATCAATTCTACATTGAATTTTTTCCAGCTTTACCTGGTTCCAGAGATCCCAAGCGTGAGCTCAAGATCATCAGATACACACTCCTCATGGATCCTCTCCCCCTCCCAAGGCTTCACCAACCCTGTTGTATTACTGCCAAATGCAAACTCGGCTGCAATCCCATCAGACATTGGAACATCGGCAGTGTGATCAGAACCTGCAGCAAGAGCTGGAGAGCATGTCCCACTCTGCCCAGGAGTCAACATTGGAGATGGTGTGCACGTCCCACTTTGCCCCGGAGTCCACATCCGAGACCCTCCACCTGTAAAAGCTTCCTCCCTAAAGCCAAATGGATTTGCTGAGACAAGGCTGAAGGTGGGAGAAGCTGGTCCACCTTGAGGAACTTGGATACTGGAAAGCCATCCTGAATCAGGTGGGGTTTGACGGCCAGGACTAGGAGGTGTTGAAGAGGTCAGGGCAGCATTATTCGGCCCTGCCCAGGCTGGACCAGCAGTTGGATCATCCCAGTCATTCTTGAATCTTGGAGTTCGAGCAGTTGGGGAGCTCAATGGAGGGGTGACCGGAGCACTGATGGAACCCCCACGAATGAATAAATTATGAGGGAATTTGGATGAGGCAGATGATGAGCCAGAGGAGAGATTTTTGAGCCATGGGATAAGGTAATTGGCATCGGCATTACCATTGGCATTGACAGTATAATGGGATGAAACTGGGCTTGCAAAGGGTGATGAAGCAGGACTTGGATTGTAGGATGCGCATGGGCTTGGGTGGTATGATGAGCAGGGACTAGCTGATGCTGACCCACCAATAACTTCCATACGCTCCATGGGCTTGCAACCCTGCAAATGCAAAGATGATACTGTGAACTAATTCAAATTTCAGTTCTGACAAGTTGGGGTGTTGTACTAACTCCTTTGCTAATGGACTTTCActgattttattttcaattcagaTGAATTTTGCAGCAACAGAAACAAACTTTCATGCACCCACCCCAAGTTACGGGTTTGATTTCCCTTTGAGGCATTATGCCGGTGAATTACCAAGGGTGCGTTAATGGATGGACGGTAACATCTCATCTCCCTTGGGTTTTATGCTGCACCATTGTGTCCAATGTGGCACGATGGTGGCTAGAGTTCTcgggttataaaaaaaaaaacaactaagaCAAATTTTTAACAACCAATTGCATAAAGGTTTATTTCCTGATTGTCAAGTCTTACTCTTAAAATCAAAATATGctcactcgattcattaaatatACTGGTCTATAGGGCCAACCAAGAGCCGTCAATGAATGAATAGAGTGGCCTACTCATTTAACAAATGCTGCGCCGAGCATATGTTATCTACCTCAACACTGAAAGAACTCCAAGTCCAAGATCCAAAATAAGATTGTGAACTACAATGCAGAGACCATCCAATAAATGGAGTCAATAGCGCGCTTGACTTTGTCAATTGAACAGTATCGCACTGATTCACATGGCATataatgaattttttattttttttcttggcaCATGCCACAAGACGAAACAATATAATAGATGTTCATTTCTCAGTTGCACCAATCAAAGTCAGAATACAATAACTAAAACCCACTTGAAATCAATATCTATTTCAACCATATGCTAAAATTAGAATTATTATTGATTACTTAAACATAACATTGCTTGATGACTCATCAAAAGCAAATTTAAGCACAGGTCAGTGCTCACTGCCCAGCATGGGTTTGCCAGACTTCCACTAATGAAAAAGTATGCAACCAAAATTGCCAACTTATACCTTGCCAGACAAATTTTTAATgtggaaaaatggaaaaaattcatTTGAAACCAAGGAACAAATTTTCACTTCCAAAAACcagaaaaattttgaataataaaaaaaaagagataaaaaCCATTCGAGACCAAACAACAAATTTTCACTGCCAAAAGCTAATAACACCAATTCAAACTAACTAATTTAACAGGTAGTCACAAATTTTTTTCATGCATTTTCTCAAAGCAATTAAATTTAAAGGACCATGGTCAGTTTGCGGTGCATTGGACAGTCCAGTGCACTTGGGAGCCACTGATTAATGGTCCAGCATCTGAGATCAACAGTCCCCCCAGGTGATGTGGATGCCCTGGAAAGCATATAAAGGGAATTCACAATCCCCATAACGATAAGTCAGAGAGCAGCTATAATATTAAGCTGGAAACTATGGGTCAAGGCTTGGGTCTGGGCTTTCTATGCAATTATAGTAATTGGGATCAAACTTTGATGATTTCCTATATAATAGTCCAAGGTCCCATATGACAGCCGACCAGTAAATGCAGGTTTGAGCTACCATCTTCTCACAGATTTGAACACCGCCCTCAACCTGGAATGCCCAAAACCCAAATATGAAAAAAGtgtaaatctaaattctttcAAGCCAAAGGCATATTATATACAGGTAGGAGACGATGAAAATCCTTTGGGCTACGCAAGCCTCATCTGAAATGGTGGCAATACTGTAATTACAAGCAGACCAGATGTCTTAAAATGATAATTAATGTCAACCATATGCTTATATTGTACCCCACGACACGCCATCTCCCAACATCTCCACCTGAACGTCAAAATCCCCCACACGCTCATTGCCTAACCATACAAATTAACAAAGGGAATCCAAGAATTCGCAATCTCTTCATCAttgttattttatattaaataaatatcataaaaattaaaatacacaACCCCTTAAGCCTTGATTAACAACACCGGCCCACACCCACACGCCAAAATGCTAAAAGAGGGGAAAAGTATTATCCCGGGAATCCCGGAAAAGAAAGTCCAATTAAAAGGATTTCATTTCATAACACGATCGGCGGTCGTCGTCGAGATTAGTAGGAGATGAAATGACCAAAGTGCCCTCAAAACTCGCGGGCTTTCCAGAGGCAATTTCGGAAACCTAAGGGCCGGGGGGAGTTTTCACGGGAAAATGAAAGTGCCCGGAGGTTGGAATCCTATTCGCTAAAAGAAGAAACGATGTCGAGACAAAAACCCTGAGAGAACATCAGTTGTAATAAAGCAGGGTGAAGGTTCAATAAAGGAGATGAAATAAACCTTACTCCCAACTTAAATTGACTAAACTGTCCCTGTCCCCCGccccttgaaaaaaaaaaaaaccaataaaagagagagggagagaaggaaCCTTGATTTTATATGGGTTGGGCATAGGGTTAGGGGTGTGATTAAATAGTAATTCGGAGGGTATTCCTGTCCGAAAGAAAATGTTCCCTGCCTGGTCTCTGTGGTCCAAGTGTGTGGTTCGTCCTGTGCGTCTTTCGCTCGGCTATGAGCTGAATAGCAGTCTAGCAGAGAATCTTAGAACTTTGTGTTTCGTGCGtttggagaaaagaaaagaaaagaaaagaaaatgaaccAGGTCGAAACTGTTCTATCGTACGCCGGGGGGTAGTCAACTAGTGAATCTGAACCGTTGATCAGGAATATGAAAAAAACGAATTTCAGGCACAGAACGGAAGGGAAGTTCATGAAAGGAAGGGGAGATTTGTGCGGCCATACGCGAATGAAGGCGGCGCACATTAACAAGAACCATAGACAGTGGATTGAAGACTCCAAGCTCGGTTGTTTTGTACGCACGATGACTATCTAAATATCTAAAAACGATGGTTGAAAGGAACGCGAAAATTTACAAACTCCAAAAGATTTTTAGATCTGCGATCCATAAGCTCTAAGCTACGGCCGCCGGCGCATCTAATCTCCACTTGCAAGCACATTGCTAAAATTCAATTAGCCGGGAGGAAAATGACACAGAACGATAAGTGAAagttcaattgttgattttaccTTTCTGTAAGTGGTGCCGTCTTCTTCGACGGTCCAACCAGCTTCATTGCAGAGAGCTTTCAAGACCTCGTTGTTGTCGCAGTGCTTCGGGAGCTTGTAGTTACCGTACATCCGCAGACCTGTGTAGATCTTTGCAGCGATCGCTCGCcgcctcctctctctcctcttgttGTTCTCCCTCTCCTTCCATGTCGGAAGCCTCGTCCCCGTCATGGCTCCCCTCcagaaaaaataaatagaaattgaaaaaatgaaaattaagcagCAAAACCTCCTTCAATCGGTAAATCGCTATACAAGATCCAAAATTTTCTCGAGAAAATGATGAGTTTTCATGAGGAATCGAACCCGGCGAATTGGTACAGCTAAAACCAGTAATCAAGTAAATGATGAAGGGGATTGGGGAAGGTGAGCTAAATACAGCGGGTCTCGATCATTGCCCATGTTTAATGATTATAATTACGAGAGAACCATTGGGTCCTCATGCCGGAATCTCGGGTCTTACAAGCGGAAACGTGGGGGACAGGGTCGTTTTATTGGCGGTGCCATCTGAAACGGTACCGTTCTATCTGTTGTGGTCCTGTAGTTTTGCCATGCTGTCGAATAATGGCACTGCAGGGGCAATTCTGAAATTTTACACATACGTAAAGGCAGAATGGCATGACTAATCCTATAGGAGGATAAAATATTAAGAGGGAAGCTTCATCTTCCATAAATTAATGAACTTTGAAAATTCAAAACTACAAAACTATATTTTGATCCAAACCTGCAAGTGTTGTGCGTTTATTTTTCATATGGAtcactttattattttaatattcaagAAAGATgatagtaaaatatatatatatatatatatattttttttttacttttatttttcatatttattataaAATCCTGACAACTAAATAAGAGGTTAAACACTTACATTTTGTTCATGCTTAATTTTCATAGAATGAAAGTAGTCATAAAACTAGATGATGGGTTTTGAATCGTCACACCGACTTTTATGTATACATATAATCTTAATTAATTATCTCATAATTATATTAAAGCATCACATTCATCCGATAGTAAGTtgaaatctatatatatatatatatatatatatatatatatatatatatagtataataaGTTATCATTAAGATTTTGTATTTAAGTACTTGCTAAAAATGTTGATATCAAGCAGTATATAAGTAAATGAatgataaaaatataattaaagaaTCATCTAAAATACGATCACCCAATCATTCACACAAACTTACTAGGGTTATAAAAAATCATGTGGACATAAATTTACACGCTAGAGCATAGAACTAACTTGCATATCTTACATTATCTTTTATCCATACTTTGAGTTGGAATAGTCTCAAGCTTTATCATCTTGTTTAGATCAATTAGTATTGAGGTCCCCAATATAGATATTGCTTTCACCTAGGCATTATTAGTAGGGAAATCTAAATTATTTGTGAAGGATGGTAAGAGATTAGCACCTTATCCTTCCACAATTATCTTTGCATTAAGGGACCCTAAGCTTTGTACGAGCCAAAAGAGTTGGCTAACCACTAAATGAGAATCACTATATGCATTAAAATCTATACTCCTATTTCTTGATCTAAATTTAGGTTGATGATCAGTGGCTTCATACTCAATTTCATTATCAATTGCTTTAACTTAAAATACAAAGGCATATTTAGATTCATCTACTTTTGGTGATATTAAGACAATGCCTACTTTGCTGACTTCTTTTATTAAATAATCATTTATATGCAAGGTCCATCCTGCATGTTTTAATACTTTGTTTGGAGGGAGAAACTCTTTCATTCTTTTATGCTCAAGCAAAACAAAACAACGATGTGCAATTCAAATTCTATAGGGTAAAATAAAATTTCGATTGACCATTTGATCGAATTGCTATGCTTAGTGTGCGATTCGTTGGTTTTTTAGGATTAGGATTTACTAATGTGCATTAAGTGATTAAGTTAGCTAAAACTTGGGCTTTGGTGGTAGGCctaggcttcttcttcttcttcttcttcttcttcttctctctctctctctctctctctctgtgtgtgCAAGATGTGCCTGATTAGTTTATTGGTCTGAATAATAATGATGTGATCTTAAGAGTAAGCACGTAGCATTCATGTTATAAATATAATAGCacaagttatttatttattttttttagctcGAGAGTGCCTTTATTAGGGTTAATTGAAGGCTTTACTAAAATATAGATGTGCTTTTGGATCTTATCTTTTTCTCATACCAATGTCGTACTCACAAGTTGCTTAAACACAACAAGTATAGATACAATTGGGTCTTAAACATTTGGCTTTATGTGTAGGGAAGAACATTTAGGTGTTACTTCAATTTGTTCAATACATGTTCACATTCTAACATTCACCGAAAGTGGAGAAGAATGTGAGTAGCCCTTCGTCGACTTTAAAAAAAGTAGCTCAAGTATGTAACCCTTTGGTTATCTATTGGATTTCTTAGCCTATTCTTTGGGGGAGGTTTATTTCCATCAAAGCTGGCATTTTAGCTAGGTTAGTGATAAGGGATGGAGTATCAAGGAACTA
Coding sequences within:
- the LOC131144315 gene encoding BES1/BZR1 homolog protein 4-like isoform X1, which gives rise to MTGTRLPTWKERENNKRRERRRRAIAAKIYTGLRMYGNYKLPKHCDNNEVLKALCNEAGWTVEEDGTTYRKGCKPMERMEVIGGSASASPCSSYHPSPCASYNPSPASSPFASPVSSHYTVNANGNADANYLIPWLKNLSSGSSSASSKFPHNLFIRGGSISAPVTPPLSSPTARTPRFKNDWDDPTAGPAWAGPNNAALTSSTPPSPGRQTPPDSGWLSSIQVPQGGPASPTFSLVSANPFGFREEAFTGGGSRMWTPGQSGTCTPSPMLTPGQSGTCSPALAAGSDHTADVPMSDGIAAEFAFGSNTTGLVKPWEGERIHEECVSDDLELTLGISGTS
- the LOC131144315 gene encoding BES1/BZR1 homolog protein 4-like isoform X2; this translates as MTGTRLPTWKERENNKRRERRRRAIAAKIYTGLRMYGNYKLPKHCDNNEVLKALCNEAGWTVEEDGTTYRKGCKPMERMEVIGGSASASPCSSYHPSPCASYNPSPASSPFASPVSSHYTVNANGNADANYLIPWLKNLSSGSSSASSKFPHNLFIRGGSISAPVTPPLSSPTARTPRFKNDWDDPTAGPAWAGPNNAALTSSTPPSPGRQTPPDSGWLSSIQVPQGGPASPTFSLVSANPFGFREEAFTGGGSRMWTPGQSGTCTPSPMLTPGQSGTCSPALAAGSDHTADVPMSDGIAAEFAFGSNTTGLVKPWEGERIHEECVSDDLELTLGISGTR